One genomic region from uncultured Cohaesibacter sp. encodes:
- a CDS encoding DUF853 domain-containing protein gives MLHDEAVYLGTSFLSAEDGTQTSQGEYLTLSLANRHGLITGATGTGKTVSLQILAEGFSNAGVPVFCADVKGDLSGLAAKGEAKDFLTKRAETIGLSEDYDFASVPTIFWDLFGEQGHPVRTTITDMGPLLLARLLGLNDTQEGILNIAFKLADDEGMLLLDLKDLRALLVNMEERRKELSTVYGNISTASIGAIQRDLLVLEQQGAEHFFGETALDILDLMRTTRDGRGIVSILAADKLMQSPRLYATFLLWLLSELFEELPEVGDRNRPRLVFFFDEAHLLFEDAPKVLVDKVEQVVKLIRSKGVGVYFVTQNPLDVPDDVLSQLGNRIQHALRAYTPRDQKAVRVAADTFRPNPALDTRQVITELGVGEALVSTLLKKGVPSMVQRTLIRPPSSRIGPLTESERKEIITNSPILGIYDRVVDRESAYEVLQSRAQNKIEREEEQRQQEEISKTKNKGRTGFTLPDFDRDDRPQSETRKSSSRRSSGRQTVAEAAMKSVVRSVASSLGRAIVRGILGSLKSGR, from the coding sequence ATGTTGCATGATGAGGCCGTTTATCTCGGCACCTCTTTTCTCTCTGCTGAAGACGGCACGCAAACCAGTCAGGGTGAATATCTGACCCTTTCTCTGGCTAACCGGCACGGACTGATCACGGGAGCGACAGGAACGGGCAAGACAGTCTCGCTGCAAATTCTCGCAGAAGGCTTTTCCAATGCCGGCGTTCCTGTCTTTTGTGCCGACGTCAAGGGAGATCTCTCCGGGCTAGCGGCCAAAGGGGAAGCGAAAGACTTTCTAACCAAACGTGCAGAGACAATCGGCCTTAGTGAAGACTATGACTTCGCGTCCGTGCCAACCATCTTCTGGGATCTGTTTGGTGAGCAAGGGCACCCTGTACGAACGACCATCACAGATATGGGACCGTTGCTGCTTGCCCGTCTGCTCGGCTTGAATGATACGCAGGAGGGCATTCTCAACATTGCCTTCAAGCTGGCCGATGACGAAGGCATGTTGTTGCTGGACCTGAAAGATCTACGGGCACTTCTCGTAAATATGGAAGAGAGGCGCAAAGAGCTTTCAACCGTATATGGCAATATCTCCACCGCCTCGATAGGAGCCATCCAGCGCGACCTGCTGGTTCTAGAGCAACAGGGCGCAGAGCATTTCTTCGGCGAGACCGCGCTCGACATCCTGGATCTGATGCGCACCACGCGAGATGGTCGCGGCATTGTATCCATTCTGGCTGCAGACAAGCTAATGCAATCCCCTCGCCTTTATGCGACTTTCCTATTGTGGCTTCTCTCGGAATTGTTCGAGGAACTGCCAGAAGTCGGCGATAGGAATAGACCGCGGCTGGTCTTCTTCTTTGACGAGGCACATCTCTTGTTTGAAGATGCCCCGAAAGTGCTCGTTGATAAGGTGGAACAGGTGGTAAAGCTGATCCGCTCCAAGGGCGTTGGCGTCTATTTCGTTACGCAAAACCCGCTTGATGTGCCCGATGACGTATTGTCCCAGCTTGGCAACCGTATACAGCATGCACTAAGAGCTTATACCCCTCGCGACCAAAAGGCCGTTCGGGTAGCAGCCGACACCTTCCGCCCCAATCCGGCACTTGATACCCGGCAGGTCATCACAGAGTTGGGCGTCGGTGAGGCGCTGGTCTCCACTTTGCTGAAGAAGGGCGTGCCATCCATGGTTCAGCGCACCCTGATCCGCCCACCGAGCTCACGCATTGGGCCTCTTACGGAGAGCGAACGCAAAGAAATCATAACCAATAGCCCCATTCTGGGTATCTATGATCGGGTTGTGGATCGGGAAAGCGCCTATGAAGTCTTGCAGAGCAGAGCGCAGAATAAGATCGAACGAGAAGAAGAGCAACGTCAGCAAGAAGAGATAAGCAAGACCAAGAACAAAGGCCGCACAGGCTTCACATTGCCTGATTTCGATAGGGATGATCGCCCACAAAGCGAAACGCGCAAATCATCCAGCAGACGCAGTTCTGGCAGACAAACTGTTGCCGAGGCCGCGATGAAATCCGTCGTCCGCTCGGTTGCCTCTTCTTTAGGCAGAGCCATTGTAAGAGGCATTTTGGGCAGCCTTAAAAGCGGACGGTAA
- a CDS encoding methylmalonyl-CoA mutase family protein has product MSEALRIAETFPGYSREDWVAMVEKALKGQPISRLTTKTVDGTEITPIFERAAGKAPLAMRPKDTPWAVCQRMDHPDAAKANELVLNDLLNGVNMISIPFAGSAAARGYGLAADKDVLAKALNEVVMDLIAFRLETGAAGDAAAKAFADVVADKGADAASVKVSFGLDPIGCFASTGALPSDWAATLVSTIKDLKAKGFKGPFITADARPYHDAGASDAQELGAVAATIVAYWRVLEEAGFEASEALGMIDVVLSVEANQFASLAKMRAMRHLWALIVEAAGVDFLPLCIHAETSWAMMTRLDPYVNILRETTACFAAGVGGADSVCIVPHTMALGLPTWHDRRISRNLQTMLIEESNLYRVTDPAAGSGYVESMTDETGAIAWALFQEAEKAGGAVEALKKGLFVDAIAKSNDARNKLIATRRAALTGASAFPNIEEKDVEVVDVAPIALALPAAGETCTPLKVVRLSEPYEALREAAKAAGNPPVFFANMGRIADFTARATWTKNFFEAGGIKALSEKGYTDPAEAAADFKTSGAAIAAIVGPDGLYEENGTAFAKALKEAGAKMVYIAGRPKDLMEALSAAGVDSFAFESCDVLAELNKIHDVLGVAPVAKAEA; this is encoded by the coding sequence ATGAGCGAAGCGTTGAGGATAGCCGAGACATTTCCAGGCTATTCCCGTGAAGACTGGGTCGCGATGGTCGAAAAGGCACTCAAGGGCCAGCCGATTTCTCGCCTCACAACGAAAACAGTAGACGGCACGGAAATCACCCCGATTTTCGAAAGAGCCGCAGGGAAAGCGCCTTTGGCGATGCGTCCCAAGGATACCCCTTGGGCAGTTTGCCAGCGGATGGATCATCCTGATGCTGCCAAGGCAAACGAACTGGTTTTGAATGACCTTTTGAATGGCGTAAACATGATCAGCATCCCGTTTGCTGGTAGCGCCGCTGCACGAGGCTACGGCCTGGCTGCAGACAAGGATGTTCTTGCAAAGGCTTTGAACGAAGTCGTCATGGATCTGATCGCATTTCGTCTGGAAACCGGGGCTGCTGGTGATGCTGCTGCCAAGGCTTTCGCAGATGTTGTTGCAGACAAGGGCGCAGATGCTGCTTCCGTGAAGGTTTCCTTCGGTCTTGATCCGATTGGTTGTTTTGCAAGCACCGGTGCTCTGCCGTCCGATTGGGCTGCTACTCTGGTCAGCACGATCAAGGATCTGAAAGCAAAAGGCTTTAAGGGACCTTTCATTACCGCTGATGCACGGCCTTACCATGATGCCGGCGCCAGCGACGCACAGGAATTGGGCGCAGTTGCTGCAACTATTGTCGCTTACTGGCGTGTTCTGGAAGAAGCTGGTTTCGAGGCTTCTGAAGCTCTTGGCATGATTGATGTGGTGCTTTCCGTTGAAGCAAACCAGTTTGCTTCTCTGGCCAAGATGCGTGCGATGCGTCACTTGTGGGCTCTTATTGTGGAAGCCGCTGGTGTTGATTTCTTGCCTCTCTGCATTCATGCCGAGACCTCCTGGGCAATGATGACGCGTCTTGATCCATATGTGAACATTCTGCGTGAAACCACCGCCTGCTTTGCTGCCGGTGTTGGTGGGGCTGACAGCGTTTGCATCGTTCCGCACACGATGGCACTGGGTCTGCCGACTTGGCATGACCGTCGCATTTCTCGCAACCTGCAGACCATGCTGATTGAAGAATCAAACCTTTATCGCGTAACCGACCCTGCCGCAGGGTCTGGGTATGTTGAAAGCATGACGGATGAAACCGGCGCAATTGCCTGGGCTCTGTTCCAGGAAGCTGAAAAAGCCGGTGGTGCAGTTGAAGCGTTGAAAAAAGGTCTCTTTGTTGATGCAATCGCCAAATCCAACGATGCACGCAACAAGTTAATTGCAACCCGTCGCGCAGCGCTGACCGGCGCATCGGCCTTCCCGAACATCGAAGAAAAAGATGTTGAAGTGGTTGACGTTGCTCCTATTGCTCTGGCTCTTCCGGCTGCTGGTGAAACCTGCACGCCTTTGAAGGTCGTTCGCCTTTCCGAGCCTTATGAAGCTCTGCGTGAGGCTGCCAAGGCTGCCGGTAATCCTCCGGTCTTCTTTGCCAACATGGGCCGCATTGCTGACTTCACCGCACGCGCAACATGGACGAAGAACTTCTTCGAAGCTGGTGGCATCAAGGCTTTGTCTGAAAAAGGCTACACCGATCCGGCAGAAGCTGCTGCCGACTTCAAGACTTCCGGTGCTGCGATCGCTGCTATCGTTGGTCCTGATGGCCTTTATGAAGAAAATGGCACCGCTTTTGCCAAGGCTCTGAAAGAAGCAGGCGCGAAAATGGTTTATATCGCAGGTCGTCCGAAAGATCTCATGGAAGCACTCTCTGCTGCCGGTGTTGATTCTTTCGCTTTCGAAAGCTGCGATGTGCTTGCCGAACTCAATAAAATTCATGACGTTCTGGGCGTTGCCCCAGTCGCCAAGGCAGAAGCATAA
- a CDS encoding TIGR00730 family Rossman fold protein: MKNLCVFCGSSWGRKKEFEEAAIALSKEIARRGYGLVYGGSSAGLMGACADAALAEGGKVIGILPNALKAKEIDHKGLTELHLVESMHERKKLMEELSDGFISIPGGIGTMDELFEMWTWATLGWHEKPSALFNVAGYYDDLIRFLDRTAEDAFVKQEHRDMLIVETDIVQLFDRLENYVAPKVGKWIPKDDAL, encoded by the coding sequence ATGAAAAATCTATGTGTATTCTGCGGCTCCAGTTGGGGGCGGAAAAAAGAATTCGAAGAAGCGGCCATTGCCTTGTCAAAAGAGATTGCAAGGCGCGGCTATGGCCTCGTCTATGGCGGATCTTCTGCCGGGTTGATGGGCGCCTGTGCCGATGCTGCCTTGGCCGAAGGGGGCAAGGTGATCGGCATTTTGCCTAATGCGCTCAAAGCCAAGGAAATCGACCACAAGGGGCTGACCGAGCTACATCTGGTGGAAAGCATGCATGAGCGCAAAAAGCTGATGGAAGAGCTTTCCGATGGTTTCATATCGATTCCTGGCGGCATCGGCACCATGGATGAGCTGTTCGAGATGTGGACCTGGGCCACACTGGGTTGGCACGAAAAACCTTCTGCGCTTTTCAATGTTGCTGGCTATTATGATGATCTCATCCGGTTTCTGGATCGAACCGCAGAAGATGCTTTCGTCAAGCAGGAGCATCGAGACATGTTGATTGTCGAAACGGACATAGTGCAGCTATTCGACCGTCTGGAAAACTATGTCGCCCCCAAGGTTGGCAAATGGATTCCAAAGGACGATGCTCTCTAG
- a CDS encoding heavy metal-binding domain-containing protein, with product MLITTTSSVQGRVIRDYKGIVNGEAILGANVFKDFFAGIRDIVGGRSGAYESELQRAREIALDEMTQHAHRLGANAIIGVDVDYETVGDKGSMLMVAASGTAVVIE from the coding sequence ATGCTTATTACCACCACCTCCAGCGTACAGGGCCGCGTCATTCGCGACTATAAGGGCATCGTTAATGGGGAAGCCATTCTGGGCGCCAACGTGTTCAAGGACTTCTTTGCAGGCATTAGGGATATTGTCGGCGGACGTTCTGGCGCCTATGAATCCGAGCTCCAGCGCGCCCGTGAAATCGCGCTTGATGAAATGACCCAGCACGCCCATCGTCTGGGCGCCAATGCAATCATCGGCGTAGATGTCGATTATGAAACCGTTGGCGACAAAGGCTCTATGCTGATGGTCGCCGCCTCTGGAACAGCTGTCGTCATCGAGTAA
- the scpA gene encoding methylmalonyl-CoA mutase: MSKIPNFADIAFKAASPSVTAGDSLWHTPEGIDVKDAYAESEISKYDFLNTWPGLAPFVRGPYPTMYAQRPWTIRQYAGFSTAEDSNAFYRRNLAAGQKGLSIAFDLATHRGYDSDHPRVVGDVGMAGVAIDSIYDMRTLFDGIPLDKMSVSMTMNGAVLPVMALYIIAAEEQGVSQDKLAGTIQNDILKEFMVRNTYIYPPHPSMRIISDIFAYTSQNMPKFNSISISGYHMQEAGATADLELAYTIADGLEYIGAGVETGLDVDAFAPRLSFFWSIGMNFFMEVAKMRAARLVWAKLVKEKFNPKNPKSYSLRTHSQTSGWSLTAQDVYNNIGRTAIEAMGATQGHTQSLHTNALDEALALPTDFSARIARNTQLFLQQESMTTKVIDPWGGSHYVEKLTAELAEKALAHIKEVESLGGMAKAIEAGIPKLRIEEAAAKTQARIDGGSQTVVGVNKYKPDFEEDIEVLQVDNTSVRQQQLDKLARLRAERDQGEVDQALADLTAAAEQGNGNLLDLSVKAARVKATVGEISYALEKVYGRHRAEIKSISGVYRKEVGAMSDVVQKVSKLVDEFEANDGRRPRILIAKMGQDGHDRGQKVIASGFADLGFDVDIGPLFQTPEEAGRQAVENDVHVVAASSLAAGHLTLVPALRDALAAEGRPDIMIVAGGVIPPQDYDALYAAGASAIYPPGTVIAEAAIDLIGQLNKRLGYTKDAAE, translated from the coding sequence ATGAGCAAGATCCCTAACTTTGCCGACATAGCATTCAAGGCGGCCAGCCCTTCTGTGACCGCTGGTGATTCCCTCTGGCATACGCCGGAAGGAATCGACGTAAAAGACGCCTATGCCGAGAGTGAAATCTCCAAATATGATTTCCTCAACACCTGGCCGGGTCTGGCCCCGTTCGTGCGTGGCCCATATCCGACCATGTATGCACAGCGCCCATGGACGATCCGTCAGTATGCCGGTTTCTCCACCGCTGAAGACTCCAACGCCTTCTACCGCCGCAACCTTGCTGCTGGTCAGAAAGGCCTGTCCATCGCGTTTGACCTTGCCACGCACCGTGGTTACGACTCAGACCATCCGCGCGTTGTTGGTGACGTCGGCATGGCCGGTGTTGCGATTGACAGCATCTACGACATGCGCACCCTGTTTGACGGTATTCCGCTCGACAAGATGTCCGTGTCCATGACCATGAACGGTGCTGTTCTTCCTGTTATGGCGCTGTATATCATCGCTGCAGAAGAGCAGGGTGTTTCTCAGGACAAACTGGCCGGGACCATTCAGAACGACATTCTGAAAGAGTTCATGGTTCGTAACACCTACATCTACCCACCGCATCCTTCCATGCGCATCATCTCGGACATCTTTGCTTATACGTCCCAGAATATGCCGAAATTCAACTCCATCTCGATCTCCGGCTACCACATGCAGGAAGCTGGTGCTACGGCTGACCTTGAGCTGGCCTACACGATCGCTGACGGTCTGGAATATATCGGTGCTGGCGTGGAAACCGGTCTGGACGTGGATGCTTTCGCACCGCGCCTGTCCTTCTTCTGGTCAATTGGCATGAACTTCTTCATGGAAGTTGCCAAAATGCGTGCCGCTCGTCTGGTTTGGGCTAAACTCGTCAAAGAGAAGTTCAATCCGAAGAATCCGAAGTCCTATTCCCTGCGTACCCACTCCCAGACCTCTGGTTGGTCGCTCACCGCTCAGGATGTTTACAACAACATCGGGCGTACCGCGATTGAAGCAATGGGCGCAACGCAAGGGCATACCCAGTCTCTGCATACCAACGCTCTTGACGAAGCGCTGGCTCTGCCGACTGACTTCTCTGCACGTATCGCTCGTAACACCCAGCTGTTCCTGCAGCAGGAAAGCATGACCACCAAAGTCATCGACCCTTGGGGCGGTTCTCACTATGTTGAGAAACTCACCGCTGAGCTGGCTGAAAAAGCCCTTGCTCACATCAAGGAAGTTGAAAGCCTTGGCGGCATGGCAAAAGCCATCGAAGCCGGTATTCCTAAACTGCGCATCGAAGAAGCTGCTGCAAAAACTCAGGCTCGCATCGACGGCGGTTCCCAGACTGTTGTTGGCGTGAACAAATACAAGCCAGACTTCGAAGAAGACATCGAAGTGCTGCAGGTTGACAACACCTCTGTTCGTCAGCAGCAGCTCGACAAACTGGCTCGCCTGAGAGCTGAACGTGATCAGGGCGAAGTGGATCAGGCTCTTGCAGACCTGACTGCAGCAGCCGAACAGGGCAATGGCAACCTGCTTGATCTCTCCGTTAAGGCAGCGCGCGTTAAAGCCACTGTTGGTGAAATCAGCTACGCACTGGAAAAAGTTTACGGTCGCCATCGCGCCGAAATCAAATCCATCTCCGGTGTCTATCGTAAAGAGGTTGGTGCCATGTCCGACGTCGTACAGAAAGTCTCCAAACTGGTTGATGAGTTCGAAGCAAACGACGGTCGTCGTCCTCGTATTCTCATCGCCAAAATGGGCCAGGATGGTCACGATCGCGGCCAGAAGGTTATTGCCTCCGGCTTTGCTGACCTTGGCTTCGACGTTGATATCGGACCTCTCTTCCAGACCCCTGAAGAAGCTGGCCGTCAGGCTGTCGAAAACGACGTTCATGTGGTTGCTGCCTCTTCGTTGGCTGCAGGTCACCTGACCCTCGTACCGGCTCTGCGTGATGCTCTGGCTGCTGAAGGTCGTCCGGACATCATGATCGTTGCTGGTGGTGTTATTCCGCCACAGGATTATGATGCGCTGTATGCTGCGGGCGCCTCTGCCATCTATCCTCCGGGAACGGTTATTGCTGAAGCTGCTATCGATCTCATCGGTCAGCTCAACAAACGCCTCGGCTACACCAAGGATGCTGCTGAATAA
- a CDS encoding M20/M25/M40 family metallo-hydrolase, with amino-acid sequence MTNLDSVLAQVDANFDASLKRLITLVGFKSISTDPAYKEECQKAADWIAKELNGIGIDTRVHQTPGHPMVVGHDSDTSAKPGPHVLFYAHYDVQPVDPLELWDDDPFNAKVFEKDGVKMIFGRGSSDDKGQMLTFVEACRAYKEINGSLPIAVSILFEGEEESGSSSLLPFLNEHKDELSKDLALVCDTTMFDPETPAITTMLRGLMGEEITITAANRDLHSGSYGGPAANPIRILSRILADLHDDNGRVQIPGFYDGVEELAPDVKAQWDALPFDEAEFLKDVGLSIPAGETGYSVYEQLNARPTCEFNGITGGYTGSGFKTVIASQASAKISCRLVGKQDPDKIRENLRAFVEERLPADCSVDYTEHGSAPGHSLSADFPPLKKGAAALKDEWGKDTIMMGMGGSIPIVSEFKDILGMDSMLIGYALETDNIHSPNEKYNLESYHKGIRSWVRVLAALAE; translated from the coding sequence ATGACAAATCTTGATTCCGTATTGGCGCAGGTCGACGCCAATTTCGATGCTTCCCTCAAACGCCTGATTACACTGGTTGGCTTCAAATCCATTTCCACCGATCCCGCCTATAAGGAAGAATGCCAGAAGGCAGCCGACTGGATTGCAAAAGAGCTGAATGGCATCGGAATCGACACGCGCGTTCACCAGACCCCGGGGCATCCGATGGTCGTTGGACACGACAGCGATACGTCTGCCAAGCCGGGCCCTCATGTTCTGTTTTACGCCCACTATGATGTCCAGCCTGTTGATCCACTGGAATTGTGGGACGACGATCCCTTCAATGCCAAGGTTTTCGAAAAAGACGGCGTTAAAATGATCTTCGGCCGAGGCTCTTCTGACGACAAAGGCCAGATGCTGACCTTTGTGGAAGCCTGCCGCGCTTATAAGGAAATCAATGGCTCCCTGCCGATTGCGGTTTCCATTCTGTTTGAAGGGGAAGAAGAAAGCGGCTCTTCAAGCCTGTTGCCTTTCCTCAATGAGCATAAGGACGAGCTTTCCAAGGATCTGGCCCTAGTGTGCGACACCACCATGTTCGATCCCGAAACACCAGCGATCACAACGATGTTGCGCGGCCTGATGGGCGAAGAAATCACCATCACGGCAGCAAACCGCGATCTGCATTCCGGGTCCTATGGCGGTCCTGCAGCGAACCCGATCCGGATTCTCTCGCGCATCCTTGCTGATTTGCATGATGACAATGGAAGGGTTCAGATTCCGGGCTTTTATGACGGCGTGGAAGAGCTTGCTCCGGATGTGAAAGCCCAATGGGATGCGCTGCCATTTGATGAAGCGGAATTCCTCAAAGATGTCGGTCTTTCTATTCCGGCAGGGGAAACCGGCTATAGTGTTTATGAGCAGCTCAACGCACGCCCGACTTGCGAATTCAACGGCATTACGGGTGGCTACACCGGCTCGGGCTTCAAGACCGTGATTGCGTCTCAGGCGTCGGCCAAGATTTCCTGTCGTCTCGTGGGCAAACAGGACCCTGACAAAATCCGCGAAAATCTGCGCGCTTTCGTCGAGGAGCGCCTGCCCGCGGATTGCTCGGTTGACTATACCGAACATGGCTCTGCACCCGGTCACAGCCTTTCTGCTGACTTCCCACCCCTTAAAAAGGGTGCCGCAGCACTCAAGGATGAATGGGGCAAAGACACCATCATGATGGGCATGGGCGGCTCCATTCCGATCGTTAGCGAATTCAAGGATATTCTGGGTATGGATTCCATGCTCATCGGCTATGCACTTGAAACCGACAATATCCATTCGCCGAACGAGAAATACAATCTCGAAAGCTACCACAAGGGCATCCGCTCCTGGGTTCGCGTTCTGGCAGCTCTGGCCGAATAG
- a CDS encoding DUF2267 domain-containing protein produces the protein MEQVIARIASAAGIPEDLAMTAVKIILNFLSKEAPEDKMNMLVEALGAQSLMESAAESEESGGGLLGGLMGAMGGMGGMGGAMAALNQLTSEGLSMGEIQTVASELITVAKENADDSLVDDVVNSVPALRQIL, from the coding sequence ATGGAACAAGTCATTGCCCGGATCGCGTCAGCTGCAGGAATACCCGAAGACCTCGCCATGACTGCCGTCAAGATCATTCTCAATTTTCTTTCCAAAGAAGCCCCCGAAGACAAGATGAACATGCTGGTTGAGGCGTTGGGAGCGCAGTCGCTTATGGAAAGTGCTGCTGAAAGCGAGGAAAGCGGCGGCGGGCTGCTGGGCGGCTTGATGGGTGCGATGGGCGGCATGGGTGGCATGGGCGGTGCTATGGCTGCGCTGAACCAACTGACCAGCGAAGGCCTCAGCATGGGGGAGATCCAGACCGTTGCTTCGGAGTTGATTACCGTCGCCAAGGAAAATGCAGACGATAGTCTGGTGGACGATGTCGTCAATTCTGTGCCTGCACTTCGCCAGATCCTGTAA
- a CDS encoding LuxR C-terminal-related transcriptional regulator, which produces MTDSRWAPSDKTISVTQPAKNPDAFFESVVSRFRSFGAEHILITGLPLPGRDLGKLVLYQHWGDSILSSAHLAQVRGSDDLLRRIAVLSKPTCWNLDEKENSWIKDSSLIGLLQRSGSSPRTYRTLIGIHVHHFNVMQVAICVAGPELNVSERELTALTTTIQHELAEMHSVHPILSSRPGELSTREKLVLSMTAEGKTAGDIADELHISQRTVHAHLQNASEKMQAANKTQTVVEAMRYGQIQLR; this is translated from the coding sequence ATGACTGATTCCCGTTGGGCTCCCTCTGACAAGACCATTTCTGTCACTCAACCAGCAAAAAATCCGGACGCATTTTTTGAGAGTGTCGTATCACGTTTCAGATCGTTCGGTGCAGAGCATATTCTTATCACAGGTCTTCCCCTTCCCGGCCGCGACCTTGGCAAACTGGTCCTCTATCAACACTGGGGTGATAGCATTCTGTCCAGCGCACATCTTGCACAAGTGCGCGGCAGTGACGATCTTTTGCGGCGCATTGCCGTTCTTTCCAAACCAACATGCTGGAATCTCGATGAAAAGGAAAATAGCTGGATCAAGGACTCCTCGCTCATTGGCCTTTTGCAGCGCAGCGGCTCCAGCCCTCGCACCTATCGCACCCTGATCGGCATTCATGTACATCATTTTAATGTCATGCAAGTGGCCATCTGCGTAGCCGGACCTGAGTTGAATGTATCCGAGCGAGAGCTGACAGCCCTGACAACAACCATTCAGCATGAATTGGCCGAAATGCATTCGGTTCATCCGATTCTTTCCAGCCGACCGGGAGAACTTTCAACGCGTGAAAAGTTGGTTCTAAGCATGACGGCCGAAGGGAAAACCGCCGGAGACATCGCCGACGAACTCCATATCTCACAGCGCACCGTTCATGCCCATCTGCAAAATGCATCTGAGAAAATGCAGGCGGCCAACAAAACGCAAACAGTTGTTGAGGCCATGCGTTATGGTCAGATCCAGCTCCGCTGA
- a CDS encoding haloacid dehalogenase type II, which yields MAGSDACSIYVFDAYGTLFDVHAAVRRYSDQLGPNAAHLSEIWRSKQLEYSWVRALTGRYADFWTLTERALDFAYERIPDADRSLRQALLDTYHEADAFEDVRPVLEELKARDAQLAILSNGTHSMLDAAVEKNGLGDLFDHILSADDVKTYKTQSSVYDLAMTAFRCFPEAISFQSSNRWDVAGATAYGFRTVWINRTADLDEYRDLSPVAQFKDLKGLLTL from the coding sequence ATGGCTGGCTCAGACGCATGCTCGATTTATGTATTTGATGCTTATGGAACCCTTTTCGATGTGCATGCTGCCGTGCGTCGATATTCTGACCAACTCGGCCCCAACGCAGCGCATCTTTCCGAAATTTGGCGATCAAAGCAGCTTGAATATAGCTGGGTGCGTGCCCTCACCGGCCGCTATGCCGATTTTTGGACCCTGACGGAACGCGCCCTCGATTTTGCCTATGAACGGATTCCCGATGCCGACCGCTCCTTACGTCAGGCCTTGCTTGATACCTATCATGAAGCCGATGCCTTTGAAGACGTTCGCCCGGTTCTTGAAGAATTGAAAGCCCGCGACGCACAGTTGGCTATTCTATCCAACGGCACTCACAGTATGCTGGACGCCGCAGTTGAGAAAAACGGCTTGGGTGACCTGTTCGACCATATTCTGAGCGCCGATGATGTGAAAACCTACAAGACCCAGTCATCGGTTTATGACCTGGCCATGACTGCGTTCCGCTGTTTCCCTGAGGCCATTTCTTTCCAGTCTTCCAACCGTTGGGATGTGGCTGGCGCTACGGCTTACGGTTTCCGCACGGTCTGGATTAACCGCACAGCCGATCTGGATGAATATCGCGATCTCTCCCCGGTTGCCCAGTTCAAGGATCTGAAAGGCCTTTTGACCTTGTAG
- a CDS encoding DUF4332 domain-containing protein: MTSYSIAKIEGIGPAYTEKLKAVGITNTNAYLEKAKDAAGRKALEEETGIDHARILKWANMADLMRIKGVGEEYSELLEAAGVDTVKELRNRNAVNLTAAMKDANVEKKLVRQVPALANVERWVAEAKQLPPMMTY, encoded by the coding sequence ATGACATCTTATTCTATTGCAAAAATCGAGGGAATCGGCCCGGCCTATACCGAGAAGCTGAAGGCTGTTGGCATCACCAACACCAACGCCTATCTGGAAAAAGCCAAGGATGCTGCTGGGCGCAAGGCTCTGGAAGAGGAGACCGGCATAGACCATGCCCGCATCCTCAAATGGGCGAACATGGCAGATCTGATGCGCATCAAGGGCGTGGGGGAGGAATATTCTGAATTGCTCGAAGCGGCCGGTGTAGATACGGTCAAGGAATTGCGCAATCGTAACGCCGTCAACCTGACCGCCGCGATGAAAGACGCCAACGTGGAGAAGAAACTCGTTCGACAGGTTCCTGCTCTGGCAAATGTTGAAAGATGGGTTGCAGAGGCAAAGCAATTGCCGCCCATGATGACCTACTAA
- a CDS encoding DUF1131 family protein: MTDSAGAPPPRAVLTVTDAGISGLTPETGYGPKSIGAALPGFDIETIQTAGENDTQWTYAAFRDGMQMVQIFKGTGGKIGVVHGVGDAVAGPNGERLGMTFAQVHLPRRACRVGKNLWRGMAICKAANTEKVSLVFAISEYKGPFDRLPSSSDLQRATLQRILWTP, translated from the coding sequence ATGACGGATTCAGCTGGCGCTCCGCCGCCGCGGGCCGTTCTGACAGTCACAGATGCAGGTATTAGTGGCCTAACTCCGGAGACAGGCTACGGGCCCAAGTCCATCGGAGCAGCCCTGCCCGGCTTTGACATCGAGACGATCCAGACCGCCGGTGAGAACGACACCCAGTGGACCTACGCGGCCTTTCGCGACGGCATGCAGATGGTTCAGATTTTCAAAGGCACCGGTGGCAAAATCGGCGTTGTCCATGGTGTTGGCGATGCGGTTGCCGGCCCCAATGGTGAGCGCCTCGGCATGACCTTCGCACAGGTACATCTGCCGCGCAGAGCCTGTCGTGTGGGCAAAAATCTCTGGCGCGGTATGGCCATCTGCAAGGCAGCAAACACCGAGAAGGTTTCACTTGTCTTTGCCATTTCAGAATATAAGGGCCCGTTTGATCGACTACCGTCCTCATCCGATTTGCAAAGGGCGACGCTGCAGCGCATTCTCTGGACACCCTAG